The Toxotes jaculatrix isolate fToxJac2 chromosome 17, fToxJac2.pri, whole genome shotgun sequence genomic interval GTCGAGCCACACAGGACTTTCCAGTAAAATGTTACCAAAGGTGTGTATTTGTAAAATGTTACACGAGAGGAAATACTCCAATGAATTCTCATTATGCAAAGTTTCATTTTGGAAAAACTTCACGTTTACGTTTTCCTCGTACTCAGATGGACGTTTCTACACGTTTATGttctgcctttttgttttttttttttttttttgttttttttcatatctgtgCTAAAGAGATAGAACATTACTTAAAAACTGAAGCACTGCCCAGAGCCTCCAAGAGGTGACGCCTGGCACTAAACACGAGCAGACGTGTCCAAATAGATTGAAGGACcacacagtgggtttttttttttacatttctgctgaTCATTGTCCAAAGCCTGCTGCTGTGGTTCTCGCTTGATTTTCTACACTGCAGAAAAGTTGCCAAAACATTACAGTGGTCAAACTTGGGtgatgctttattttacaggtccgCTGGAAAGAACTGAACTAATGTAGCACAATTGCAGCACTTGTCCCCTCTGTGTAGTTTTAAATTACACTTAATAATACAACTCaacaaatgtagaaaatgtaGGTTCTGAAAAGCTGATCTACATGACTTAGTTTTCCAGTCATTAAGGTTTTAgctctggaaaagaaaaaatgtaatctCTGTTACGGTTGCTGTTCAGAATTTCCTGCTCCTTTCTTAAAAATTCAACTTCAAATGATATTTTCATCCTacatttttttgctttataTTCATTATATGAGAACTAGAGGGACTGTGAAACAAAGTGTGACATGAAGAAAACACCACATGGATTTCCACTGACCTCAGAAAGTTTGCAGACCCTTCATTTCCCACAAGCTTTATTGTGTTGGAGGTTTCACCTGCTGTTGTTGCCCATCGGTCTAAGCTCAGCAATCcacaatgacaaagtgaaaatgtgtttttagaaattttgtGCTAATTtagtaaaaatcaaaaactgaaatctctaaTTTACGGAAGTATTCAGACCGGTTTTACTGTGTCGCTCCAAACTGTgctcaggtgcatcctgtttgctttaattagcCCTGAGTTGTGACTAGAGCTCGACTCGAGTCCACCTGTGACAAATTGAAGTGATTggactgagagacacacacacacacacacctgtgtatataagGTCCCACAGTTCACGTTGCATGTCAGGACTAAAACCAAACCATGAAGTCCACGCTGCTCTCTGTGattaaactgaaactgaggTTTAGGCTTAGGAGGGGGCTTCTGTAGCAGCtgacagggagactggtcaaAACTAAGGGAAGGTTGAATGGAGGATAAATATAGAGGTTGTTGAAGAAACCCTTCTCCCTGTGGCTGGGGTGATGGTTGACCTTAGCAAACAGCCAGGACGACTCTGGAGTAACTTCAGGAcgagtctctgactgtcctcgAGTGACTCAGCCAAAGCCCACACTCAAACCACCACAGAACATTAAAGGGAACCAATTCAGGTttgcaaagcttgtagagacgTGAACAAGAAGACTTGAAGCTATGATTGtcaccggggggggggggggggctttaaCAAAATCCTGAAAGGGTCTGAATGTTTTTtctaaatgagagatttcagcttctgatttttaattaaaaattaaaaaaaaacatgttttcaccttgtgactGTGAGTTACTGAGTGTAGGTTGATGCAAAAATGGCGATTTTAGCTGTTTacagttaaatttaaaacacaaaaaaaatcaagtgtGCAAGAAGTGAAGGTGTCCTATATGCTGTGCTTTGGAAAATGGATGGCAGCAATGTAAAATGCACATGatccgttttgtttttgttttttttaaatgggctACATATTTAAACACACTGGGTTTGATCATTGAAACAAATCATAAGTGCTCTTTGTGATCTATTTATTTCTATTGTCTTAAAAGTAGTAAGAATTGAGTGTTTGTACTTATGGCAATCATGTATTTCACTACACTGCTCTTGTATTATATTATAAGATAAGACAACATATCCCCACTCAAAGTATTTGTCGGTGTGAGACGCCTTACATGTTCAAATTCACGAAAGCGAAATCAGCTCTCCCCCCCGTATGAACCAGTGTCCcttaatagtgtgtgtgtgtgtgtgtggtgtgtgtgtgtggtgtggagTTCGAAGctccaaacaaacacagtggcGGCGTTATTGATTTAGGGAGATGCCAAATTCATCTGCTGCTTGAAAAGTCGATGGCGAGGCACGTGGCAGGGGGGTGAGAGCGCTGACCGCCGTCTGCTTGGTTGCTGCCCAGCTCTCACTGTGCTGCCGCGCCGCCAGCCTCACagtggcattttattttatttatttattttatttatttttttattttttccaaaacacGGGATGCGTTTGGGTCAGGGTGAAGGTGCTGTTAAACGCAGCCAAGGTCAAAGAAGAATCTGAAACTGCAGATGACAATATTTCATTGCacttacaaaaagaaaaaggaaaaaaaaaaaaggaaaggaaattagTGAATAACCCttcacgtaaaaaaaaaaaaaaagagccgcTGTTTCCTAGTGTggttttgtaaatgtaaaacttAACGAACTGATCTCACCCAACCGACATCACACGACAACACGGGGACACTGTTCAGCCAATGATAATCTAATTAGAACGTACTCAGTGCTCGGAAGAACACTGAAGAACACTGCTCAGCTGACTTCTTAATGTGAACTtgttcatttaatttatttggaCTCttggtggggaggggggagggggggtgtttGGACcagggtggggggttgggggagcggggttggggtgggggtaGTAGAAGAAAATGACCATAGATGTGAAATGTAGGTTCCTACCCTTTTCTTAGAACGGATTTGTTGATGGTtgtattttgttattgttgaccatttcatgaaatttaaaactaacaaacaaaaaaaaaagtcttgattTACAAGTCACACATGTACTTAAGTTGTAATATTTTAACTTAAAGGggagtgagtgtgtttacaATTCTGTGTATTagctgttctttttgtttttttgtaaagagATAATTAAGACCTGAGAATTCATTTGAATAGACAAGCTGTTAaagtttcactttctttctttttttttttttttttttttttaaatatatatacataatatatatacataagTTAAAAGTGTTGATGACTTTGGGAGAATCTGACAAGTGCAGCTACATTTTCTTGCCTTAGAGGTTACAGAGGCCAAACTATCCAGTAACAGAACAGAGGATTCTATTCAACACAACGTGAACTGCAGCAGTGTCACCAAACACAGACGTGGCCCctcctgacccctgacccctgctgtatttgtatttgatgAGACAGTGGAATTTTTATTTCagactttttctttcactcttcaTAAAGTTTCCTTTCTCCGACAAATTAATCAGCAAAGTACGCCCCTCCCCCCCGGAAGTACGGAGACCCAGAGTGTTCaatattaaagcaaataaaattgaaaatggaaagagaaaaagaaaacaaaaatgaaggaAGCTACGCTTGAgtaaacatcagaatgaggcACCGtatggaaatggaaaatgatTCTGGAAATGGAAAATGATTCTGTGCCTCActctgactttttctttcttttttcttttttttttttagtcaggAAAACACGTTcgctccctcctctcctcctcctgctaaAATGCTAATGAAAAACACACGGTTGTTTCAGCTGCTCGTCAGAGATGTGGAAAGAACGAAACATACTGAAGTTTGTCGCTCTGTCTGCAAATTCCATACAGGTTTTCTGACTGTTAGTCCGTCTTTAAAGCAAAGCACACTGCAGCTCTCCGAGTTATGTTTCTCCCTCATTCCATTCCattacagtacaaaaaaaaaactaactggAGACTTGAAACTTGCTTGAGTTCGGTAAAACTTCACGTATTTGATGTTTACAGTGTCACATTATTGTTGCAATGCAGAAATTTTTAGATCAATCTTCACATACAGCTGCATCTGCAACAAACTGTAAGGAAACTCTGAGGACAGTAGGAGCTGGCAGGATGTTCACAGTGACAGATTCAGTAACACGAGGAGGTTTTGAGTCTCTGCAGGTTGATGGATTTGCAGACtgtgctaaaaaagaaaaaagaaaaaaagaaaatcaatgaaaagcTGCCGGGACGACATTCAGTAGCCTACAGTTTGGAAAAAcctctcagcagcaggaacTGCAAAAACTACTGGACTGGaaagtaaatacatttaaataaaaattttttgctttttggaaATGATATATATGGTTCAGAGCCAAACGTGGGGACTGACTATATATCCTGACAGTACATTGCTCTGTTTCCAGCTTTCCAACATCTCTGATCGCAGCGTTAATCTTGGCCCGACAGTTCCTGTTCAAACCTCGAGCAGAGGTTTTTCAGGGAAGACGTTTCCCATATGGACGTTAGTGTTTTGGAATGAAATGCCTTCAATTTGCAAATTCCAGTACATGGTGGCAGGACGTATCTAATCCAGTCTGTTTACAGAATGTGTCGGGGGCCACTTGAAtctcagtttagtttttttctttttctttcttttttaacagactCTTAACACTTATCTACCTGGATAATTCAGCATACCTCTTTTTATGGGTAAGGACTGTACGATAGACATGTAGAAAGTTTCTGTGGCGTTGTTTCTAAACTTTTTACAGTGGTTACATGGTTGTATTTGTAGATTTTTGAGCCATttttccatgtgttttttttttttttttttttcttggagtaCCTGCAGCAATGACTGTTAAATGCagattcagcattttcttttttctttttttaatatatatatatctttgaATGttcaaatgatttgttttgttaattttttttgtaaatattgtgcaacatgtcatgtttttgttcatttgatatgaaacaggttttaaaaaaaacaactttttttgttgagaaataaaacaaaaagcatgaGAATTCGAAGGTTtggtgtcggtgtgtgtgtggactggaTGAAACATCTGGTGACaggatgttgctgtttttgttaaGAAGCATTTAATCTGAATATAATAGAAAGTAACGACTGTATATAAATGACtatacagagagacacactcGTTCTAATCAAGTCTTTGACttagaaaatgtactttaagCTTATAAAGTCCAtgttacagaaacaaacagatccTCTGAGGAGAATGCTCCATAATCCAGTGGTTCTGCACAGTCTAAAAAATTCAACCAACACATGGAATGATGTccacattgaaaaaaaaaaaaaaaaaaaagatacaattCCTTCCTGGTTGGTATTCTAAGGTGCTTCAAATCCAAAACAGACTGGGCTTCGGGCTGTTTTGCCCACAGACCGATCGCTGATACAGTTTCTCCCAGCCGGGCTGTGGAACTCAGCTCCCGTGGACATGACGTTTAGCCTTGGCTCATCACTTCTTCATGATAGAGGAGATATCCAGAAACATGCTCTGAGAAAGACaaggagacacaaaacacacttttagTTTCAATCTTTTTTACTCACTCATTcatgatttcacacacacatttctctaaAAGCTAAAGGTGGAATTTCACATGTGGGAACGACACAGAGGAGGATGACTAAATCCTTTATGGCCACTCGTTTCACAATGACTTTATGGAGGATGAACAATGCGCCAATTTATAAACTCTTCAGTAAAATCATTACTgatgcttatttacacatcatCATTGGTTTATTTGTCTCACCATTGTTTGTGAGTTGGccatataacacacacacacacacacacacacacacacacacacacacacacacacacacacacacatatatggcAGGTATCACACATAAAACAGATGTGTaggagcagctgtggatgcagaTGAATTGAAGTATTTCCAAAATCTGCAGCGTTGTCTTCAACATGTGTTAGATGTTAAACTGATATGTTTAATGCTATTTTCAGTTCATTCCATTCCAAAACAATCTGAGCATGAATTACTGATTAATGTTCAAAGTTGATTCATTTGAAAACATGATTTTGATTCTgtatctttctctgtttgtttaagATTAGTTAGACCTGTAACTGTATCTAATTatacatttgaatgttttttttttttttttaataattcaaaTTTGTGCTCAAAGGTCCATCTGACAATAATATTTACCATTaatatatatacaatatttttgttttggtatTATCTTAGATGATGTcttaacattttcatattttcctgGTTTTAATATTCATCTCATTTTATTCACTTCTACTAAAACTATCACTGAAAACTTCTCGTGGATTGTCGTGGGTCGTGCCTCTTCCTTATTGTTTGTCTGCTGAGTGTTTCCACTGACCATCATCAGAGGCTGAATGGACAGTGTCTAATAATAAACCTTGTTTTGGCCGAATGTGATAATTTAGTGGACAAAATAGTGAACTTCCTTATTCTACCAGTGGGAAAGCTGCAGGGAGActtcatttgttttggtttctttgctAATATACCAACAGATGCTTCATGTTTTATGTGTATAAATATAACTGATACAGATTATTATGCTCCAGACAGCAATGGCAGATGAAGCCCAGACGTCTGTGGCCGACTCTGGACCAGTGAAGAACGTGATTCAGACACAAGAGACAGTCTCTTCTCTTTACTTGCCATTGACATCCTCCGGCCTCCGGCAGGCGGCATCATGGGCATGTCTCCCTGCAGGGAGCCTAATTCGTCAGACTCCTCTGAGGTATGTAACGAAGGGCTCGTGGAGCCGCTGATGGAGGACAAGCTCTCAGAGGGTGGCCTCATCATGAAGCTGGTCTTTCTGGGGTTGGGGATCAGGACCTCGCTCGCCATTGACTCCCTTCGCTCATCTTCATCAAGGTCTCTGATAGTGCTGGGCCTGAAGGTGCTGCTGGACAGGAGAGCCTCCAGGTGGCTGGGGTGAGGGTGTTCTCCCTCATTGGTTTCCTCTGGTTGGCTTGTTGCACTTCCCTCCGCATTGGACACAGCTGTATCCCAGGGTGGATGGTGGTCCACCACGGCCATGTGGGCCTCTGGACCTTCATGGGTTTGGGGGGCTTGCATTGCACAGTTCTGGCCAGGCCTGGGTAGCATCCTAGGTTGCAGGCAGATATAGCTGGTCTGATTGTGTCCCAGATGAGCCAAGCTGTTGTGTCTGGGTGCATCCTGGTTGGCTTTGAGCCCGCTGCTGTAATGAGGAGGCTTCATGTCCGCCTCTGGAATCACTTTGAAGGTCTGAGTCAAAGGCCCATTGTGAGGTGATAAATTGCTCATTACACAAAGGGCTGGTAAAGACGCCTTCTTCTTGGACTTGTAAATCAAACTGTCGTCTTCCGTGAACCTCTCTCCGTACAGCGTCTGTTTGATTTTCCTCATGCCCAGGTGAGATATTTCCAGGATGTTGAGGAAAAGGGACACACCAGCAATGGCAATCATGAAGACCATGAAAATGGTCTTTTCCGTGGGTCTGGAGATGTAACAGTCTACACTGTTGGGGCAAGGCAACCTCTCACACTTATAGAGTGGCTCCAGTTGGATACCATAGAGTATATACTGGCCCAGGATGAAGCAGACCTCCACCAGAGAGCGTGTTAGGATATGGATGATGTAGGTTCTCAACAGAGAGCCTCTGAGAGGAGCCTTTTTCACCCTCCTCTGCTCATCTAGCCTCCTCAGCTCCCTCTCCATGCGCTTGTGTTCATCCAACGCCAACTCAGCCTCGTCCAGCTCCTCCTTCAACTGCGCCCGTCTGCGGTGGCGCTCCTTCTCCAGCGCTCGGATGCAGTAGAGGGCATGGCCCATGTAGACCAGTGAGGGCGCAGACACGAAGATGACCTGCAGGACCCAGAAGCGAATGAGGGAGATGGGGAAGGCACGGTCGTAGCACACTGCCTTACAGCCCGGCTGGTCTGTGTTGCAAACAAACTCGGACTGCTCGTCGTCCCACACGTCCTCGGCGGCCGCTCCCAGGATCAGCATGCGGAAGATGAAGAGTATGGTAAGCCAGATCTTGCCCACGATGGTGGAATGAATGTGAACCTCTTCTAGGATGCTGCCCAGCAGGTTCCAGTCACCCATGGTCAGCTTCTCACCACTTCACTGCCACATGTCCTCAAACTGCGGAGACACAGAATGCATGGAAAGATTATGAGAACATGGACTCTTGGTTAGAGACAGGTAAAAGGACCTACACCCAGTCCACATAGGCATGCAGCATGCAGTGCTGTCATgggacaaaagaaaagcagaccACATGTTAGATAAGTCTTCCTTTTAAAGGTTTAAATGAAGGCCAAAGTGAGGGTTTTTGTAGCTCAGGCCAGTGATGTTGCAGCGGTCCAAGATGAGGACAGTGTTATCAGAACTGGAAGAATCAGTTGCCAAATTCCAGTTTAAATAAAATCCCAGTTAACCTTAACAGAATAAGGTTGGtcttactgtttatttttaaaatcccaTGTAAATACCCACACTGATAATGTGTTAATGCTTCTTTTAATTCTTTCTGACCTCCttaccctgtctgtggctcttgGTCTCAGCCCCTGTTGTTCCTattgaaaatgtaaatctttGAAATAATCAATAGTtttacttaaaaagaaaaatgtttagtCATTTACTCTAACAGCTGACCACTGTAGTTTCTAGCAAAGGTTActcagaaaagaggaaacagtgaatttgttggggactatatTCAGTGGCAGAtcaatccacatttggtgctgtggtgagtatttctggcagcaggattgtgtctgtgggattgagtcaaaataaactacagtgtgtgtgtgtgtgtgtttgaggtaaTGGAGGAACATGTCCCCTGCACAGAGGGACAGGATCCATCAGGTTGTGGATACACACACGATACTTGGTAGTAGACCCTTGTTTGAAAAGAAGATAACTCAGCTCCAACCATTTTATCATGCCGCTGATGGTTGAaccacggggggggggggggggggggggggggggggattaggCATTCCAGCGTGCGATGGAAACAAGCGTGTGGTCGTCCTGTTTTCAAACATGTCATTGCCACGACCTGCACCTGATTTCTGGTCAAAAGTCAAGTTAAGCTGTGTAATGCCATAGAAACAACATGCTAATTCTGTTTCATTGTGGATTTTCCCTTCTGTGaatatgcaaaaataaaaatgtgtgatcTGGTTTTCTGGGAACGTCAGAAACTCAGCTGGAACCCATCTCCGTCttttttataataacaatgaCAAATAGAAGTTTAACATTTAGAAAACGGCACTAATGTGTCGCACACTTTTGGGAGCATGACATAACAGCAAATGACTCCGTTCAATGAATCAACCATTTGAGCAGCACTTACAGATCACTGGTATGGGTTTCCTCTTTGCCTCTCGATGCTCTTCATCATGTTCCTGGGAAatgacagtgtctgtgtggCTAACCCATGGAGGTGTTTGGAGGTCCTCTTGCGCCGGTCCCAAACTCCAGTCCCGGTCCACATCCCTTTGTGCCCctcttgtcttttgtttctctgtgtgttgtctgtgtgcgCTGTGGCTCGCCTGTGTGTTGGGAGCGCTCTCCCGTGTTACATGCAGGGTTCACAGGATGTGAGCATCGATCGCAatgcacccccccccacccccactcccacTCCCCTCTCCCACGCCAGCGGTGCCAACTCCGACCAGCTCCATCAATATCGGCCTCTCTGACAGAGTGAGTTGATATTTGTTtatggctgcttttttttttttacatagggTCTGCTCCTGGTGCCCTCAACATAAAGATGTTACTGAGCCAGCAGGGAGAGGCCTTAACGTTAAGGTTCAACTCAGTCCACCAGTCTATTGTGGATAATGTGGTTTCAGGGATCATGTCCTACCAGCTATCCTGCACACAGCTCTTAATTTGGTTGGTTGGGGATATTCATGCATGCATCGACTGCCTGGCATCCCTGCTGTGTACATTCAATCCATCAAAGTATGTACAGGTTTGGCATCATTCGGATTTTGGCACAGAATTTGTGAGAAAGCAACCAAATAACGACAAGTTAGTGACCACGACAGCTGGTGGTTTTAGGGTTAGTTGGATCTATTTCTTGACAAACAACAGTTTATCCATCTGCCCGGTTTTTCTGTGCGGCTACAGTGATAGCACGGGTTGCCAGATATAGAGAATGACCACGTGTCCTGGTCTATGTACAGGCATGATGGCACCAGACATGGCAACGTCCCTGTGGCATGATGTTGCACAGTCACTGACTGCTGACAGGCAACTTTGCAAAGGACTTCTGGCAAACTAAAGGCACATCAGTACATTTCTTTTACCATATATATATCTTACTATATATACAGGTACATTCCTGTTActtataaataataattatgaaCCAACAAACATTTCTCTACTgataataacagaaaataaaagcccaTTTTCTTCCCAGCATTACTGAGCAAACCCTGAATAGTATCAATTTAGAAATGTACCTTTAGTTACAATCAATATTCTTGCATTAACAATTGGTCAGATTCTAATTTGTAATGTGAAATGGGTCACTGCGTAGAATTATCACctactctgcagctcccctcatCTTCACTGAGCTCTGTAgtgtcttttagctcattgttttggttttggtggACACAAACACCGCTTAGCAtctgctgtaaataaatgctAACATATTCACAGTAAGTTTTGTGAGGTCGTGGGAGGTGCTCACAGCTTGTTTAGTTTAATCACTTTACAGCAGCTTTACAATGACCCAAGATTTTCAAATCCAaccttttaaaatgattatttgattttttaattAAGTCCCACAACCATAATTCAAAACATTAGGATTAGAACCGGTTCACCATACCATACGCTTGGACTATCCTTTTTAAACCTGAACAGTGTTAATCCGTGTTTTAAAGGACAGTTGAAGAGTTATAACAGGTTCTTATCCACCTCTAACATTAAACATTGTCCTCTGATCCATTTGTAAATAGGAAAATATTGATGAGTGCAGCTTTTAAAACCAAAGGATACAAAGCAAATGTCAACTTCCTTTGCAATCACATTGTGCTTTAACGTgggaatattttttatttttttatttttttttatgcccagatttaaagatttatttctCATCTATCTGTTTTAAACATCTTCACACTGTCAGGAcatagtttaatttttttttctgctcttttctaCAATACACACATTAGTtcatgtgtgtggtgtgttgaGTAGACAGTAGTTTAGACCACGATGCCCTGCTGTATGTCAAAAACAATGACATGACACAGACAACATGATTTTTTAGCATACTGAGAGCTGACACTATCCTGCTGAGGGAGGTCCACACCCCCCGCCGGCCCGCCCCCGCTCCCTCAGCACTCAGAGTAAAGCAATAGTACATATTACTGGCTTGATTTGAGAGCCCTGGTGCTTGGCTGCATAAAATGACCAGTTGTGCCCAGAGGGCCTTTAATTAGGTTTCCATCGCGCTCTGACAGAGTCAATGTAGCATTGATTTGATTTTCCCttcagaagctgctgctgctgtggtcgCTGAGGCCAAATGCCAGATGTCACACCAGGATCATTGGGTTACACAACCAACGGCTGCTTCATCAGGAGCTCCGCCCCTCAcgggctgactgactgactgacagctgagctgCGAGGGCGGGACTTtgtccagtctgtctgtgtgttgtctgaCAGGACGCCCAAACTCACCCGCATGGTGGAATGTGAACtgtgtacatttactcaagtacttgTTATGATTATTACAATGAGCTCTGTCTCAACAACCTTAACACAAAAGTACTGCTAACATGGTAATGCATCAGTAACAATAATCTAATGATccagttattatttattaatattgcagtttgacattttgacagttcagagaaaaacaggaaacaggctgagcaagagagagagagagagggagagagagagagggagagggggtgaCATGTGACTGAGGTCCTTGACCAGAATTGAACAGTGGATGTTTGAGTGACAGTCTGGGCCTgaaagtatttggacagttataatttatttatttatttatttattgttctcCGGGCTCTAtgcttcagcacattcaatCTGAGTAGGTTTACATCCGTacagaaagaactgtgtgggagacagagccCTTTAAATACGCTGTACCTAAAGTTTAGGGgttcaaaaataattaaacaaatcCTCAAACAGAGGCTGTGGAAAACAACTGCACAAAGTCTTCAACCCATGGATGTCAGCAAACGGCTTGTATGCTCCCTGGTGATGCTCTCCCTGGCCACCCTCAGCTCTTGCTTGTTG includes:
- the gja10a gene encoding gap junction protein alpha 10 a, coding for MGDWNLLGSILEEVHIHSTIVGKIWLTILFIFRMLILGAAAEDVWDDEQSEFVCNTDQPGCKAVCYDRAFPISLIRFWVLQVIFVSAPSLVYMGHALYCIRALEKERHRRRAQLKEELDEAELALDEHKRMERELRRLDEQRRVKKAPLRGSLLRTYIIHILTRSLVEVCFILGQYILYGIQLEPLYKCERLPCPNSVDCYISRPTEKTIFMVFMIAIAGVSLFLNILEISHLGMRKIKQTLYGERFTEDDSLIYKSKKKASLPALCVMSNLSPHNGPLTQTFKVIPEADMKPPHYSSGLKANQDAPRHNSLAHLGHNQTSYICLQPRMLPRPGQNCAMQAPQTHEGPEAHMAVVDHHPPWDTAVSNAEGSATSQPEETNEGEHPHPSHLEALLSSSTFRPSTIRDLDEDERRESMASEVLIPNPRKTSFMMRPPSESLSSISGSTSPSLHTSEESDELGSLQGDMPMMPPAGGRRMSMSMFLDISSIMKK